From a single Nostoc sp. MS1 genomic region:
- a CDS encoding TolC family protein: MKGQQLFYSFLPGVTAAVLTTQPAVAEAMKFGNVQIVPTSSAVTNQNSQKLLVGKIETQPPNAKVEIFPDIIHNSGVTTANLQFLSSRNHPVILTENTGIDKEQKSRQNEGKLPNSKSDRTLAQRLKQKLSPKQKKQIRSGISQPELVAKAASTTFTNSSAAQQTFSLSNLPSSASPERLKTQLSTVLPVTARYEGAAKLLAISSCSLQNCQLNRLTPMEIAQGNTTTPNPVVTPEPTQTAPANTQAPTVNPESTQTAPANTQPIITPTPPGKVEVPQNLLPNANPLQFPTKPGEVTIQETQPITLAQALELARRNNRDLQVSLLQLQRTQAALREAQAALLPNLSLSSDITRSQSASSQLSNELATKQGGVATSRDEPSTGFNGQAQLTYDLFTSGRRNATIQQAEEQLRFQQLDVERQSEEIRLSVTRAYYDLQQADEQVRIARSAVENAQASLRDAEALERAGVGTRFDVLRSQVNLANNTQQLTNNLAQQQINRRQLATLLSVPQSTNISAADPVQLAGLWNQTLEQSIILAYQNRPELQQQLAQRNISEQQRREALANLGPQISFVANYNLLDQFDDSVGVTDGYSVGLRATLNLYDGGASRARADQARANIAIAETQFASQRDQVRFQVEQAFTNQRSNLENVQTANVALEQARESLRLARLRFQAGVGTQTDVINAENDLTQAEGNRVQAILNYNRALADLQRAVTSRALAVQ; this comes from the coding sequence GTGAAAGGACAACAGTTATTCTATAGTTTCTTACCTGGTGTAACAGCAGCAGTATTGACGACTCAGCCAGCCGTGGCTGAAGCAATGAAATTTGGCAATGTACAAATTGTGCCTACTTCTAGTGCTGTGACTAATCAAAATAGTCAAAAATTGCTAGTTGGCAAAATTGAAACACAACCGCCAAATGCTAAAGTCGAAATCTTTCCAGACATCATTCACAATTCTGGTGTGACTACAGCGAATTTGCAATTTTTAAGTAGTCGCAATCACCCAGTAATCTTGACAGAAAATACTGGTATCGATAAAGAACAAAAGTCTCGACAAAATGAAGGTAAACTTCCTAACTCTAAATCAGATCGGACTCTTGCTCAACGGCTAAAACAAAAACTTTCTCCCAAGCAAAAAAAACAAATTCGCTCAGGGATATCTCAACCAGAATTAGTAGCAAAAGCAGCTTCTACTACATTTACAAATTCATCGGCTGCACAACAGACATTCTCCCTGTCTAATTTACCAAGTTCAGCATCGCCAGAAAGGCTAAAAACTCAGTTATCAACGGTTTTACCAGTAACAGCAAGGTATGAGGGAGCAGCAAAGCTACTAGCAATTAGTAGTTGCTCACTACAAAATTGCCAGCTAAACAGATTGACACCGATGGAGATAGCTCAGGGGAACACTACAACACCAAACCCAGTTGTAACTCCTGAACCAACTCAAACAGCGCCAGCCAATACTCAAGCACCTACAGTTAATCCTGAGTCAACCCAAACAGCGCCAGCCAACACTCAGCCGATAATTACTCCTACACCGCCAGGTAAAGTAGAAGTGCCACAAAATCTGCTGCCTAACGCTAATCCGTTACAGTTTCCTACCAAACCAGGGGAAGTGACAATCCAGGAAACTCAGCCGATTACATTGGCACAGGCTCTGGAACTGGCAAGGCGGAACAATCGGGATTTACAGGTTTCGCTGTTGCAACTGCAACGCACTCAAGCAGCCTTAAGGGAGGCACAAGCAGCTTTATTGCCTAATTTGTCTCTCAGCAGTGATATTACCCGTAGCCAGTCTGCAAGCAGTCAGTTGTCGAATGAACTTGCTACAAAGCAGGGAGGAGTGGCGACGAGCAGGGATGAACCGAGTACAGGCTTCAATGGTCAAGCTCAATTAACCTATGACTTGTTTACGTCTGGAAGACGGAACGCTACCATTCAACAGGCCGAGGAGCAATTGCGCTTTCAACAGTTGGACGTAGAGCGCCAGTCTGAAGAAATTCGCTTGAGTGTAACTAGAGCATATTACGACTTGCAACAAGCAGATGAGCAAGTACGTATTGCTCGCTCGGCAGTAGAAAATGCCCAGGCTAGTTTGCGAGATGCAGAGGCTTTAGAAAGAGCTGGGGTAGGGACAAGGTTTGATGTGTTGCGATCGCAAGTAAACTTAGCCAATAACACCCAACAGCTCACCAATAACCTGGCACAGCAGCAAATTAACCGTCGTCAATTGGCAACTCTGTTAAGCGTCCCACAATCGACAAATATTAGTGCAGCCGACCCTGTGCAATTAGCAGGTCTGTGGAACCAAACTCTAGAACAAAGCATCATCCTCGCCTATCAAAACCGTCCCGAACTGCAACAACAACTAGCACAAAGGAACATTAGCGAACAACAGCGCAGAGAAGCACTGGCCAACTTAGGGCCACAAATTAGCTTTGTGGCTAACTATAACCTGCTCGATCAATTTGATGATAGCGTTGGTGTGACTGATGGTTATTCCGTTGGACTTAGAGCGACCTTAAACTTGTACGATGGTGGAGCATCCAGAGCTAGAGCCGATCAAGCCAGGGCAAATATTGCGATCGCCGAAACTCAATTTGCTAGTCAACGTGACCAAGTTCGCTTCCAAGTAGAACAAGCCTTTACAAACCAACGCTCCAATCTAGAGAACGTACAAACTGCCAATGTTGCCTTAGAACAAGCTAGAGAATCGCTGCGGCTAGCACGTTTGCGTTTCCAAGCTGGTGTAGGTACTCAAACAGATGTAATTAACGCAGAAAATGATTTAACACAAGCTGAGGGTAACAGAGTTCAAGCAATTCTCAATTACAACCGTGCCTTAGCTGACCTACAACGTGCTGTTACTTCTAGAGCATTGGCTGTTCAGTAA
- the kaiC gene encoding circadian clock protein KaiC, which translates to MSDNEQQEQNNTPGNGVEKIRTMIEGFDDISHGGLPAGRTTLVSGTSGTGKTLLSLQFLFNGITYFDEPGVFVTFEESPSDIIKNAHIFGWNLQRLINEGKLFILDASPDPEGQDIVGNFDLSALIERLQYAIRKYKAKRVSIDSITAVFQQYEAVGVVRREIFRLVARLKQLNVTTIITTERGEEYGPVASFGVEEFVSDNVVIARNVLEGERRRRTIEILKLRGTTHMKGEYPFTITNEGVNIFPLGAMRLTQRSSNIRVSSGVTTLDQMCGGGFFKDSIILATGATGTGKTLLVSKFLQNGCVSNERAILFAYEESRAQLSRNAYSWGIDFEELESQGLLKIICTYPESTGLEDHLQIIKSEIAHFKPSRIAIDSLSALARGVSNNAFRQFVIGVTGYAKQEEITGFFTNTTDQFMGSHSITDSHISTITDTILMLQYVEIRGEMSRAINVFKMRGSWHDKGIREYNITADGPEIKDSFRNYERIVSGAPTRVSFDEKAELSRIVRRFEDKQGSDS; encoded by the coding sequence ATGAGTGACAACGAGCAACAGGAACAGAACAATACACCAGGTAATGGTGTAGAAAAAATTCGCACAATGATCGAAGGCTTTGACGATATTAGTCATGGCGGATTACCAGCTGGTAGAACTACTTTAGTCAGTGGAACTTCCGGTACAGGCAAAACTTTATTATCTCTACAGTTTCTCTTTAACGGCATCACCTATTTTGACGAACCTGGAGTCTTTGTTACCTTTGAAGAATCTCCGAGCGACATCATCAAGAATGCTCATATATTTGGTTGGAATTTACAACGCCTAATTAATGAGGGTAAATTATTTATTCTCGATGCCTCCCCAGACCCGGAAGGGCAAGATATTGTGGGCAATTTCGACCTTTCCGCATTAATTGAGCGTTTGCAGTATGCAATCCGTAAATATAAAGCCAAACGGGTATCTATCGACTCAATTACCGCCGTATTTCAGCAGTATGAAGCAGTGGGAGTAGTCCGGCGAGAGATTTTTCGCTTAGTAGCGCGTCTTAAACAACTCAATGTCACCACTATAATTACCACGGAACGGGGTGAAGAATACGGGCCAGTAGCTTCTTTTGGTGTGGAAGAATTTGTTTCTGATAATGTGGTAATCGCCCGTAACGTTTTAGAAGGAGAACGTCGCCGCCGCACCATTGAAATTTTAAAATTGCGGGGTACGACTCACATGAAAGGTGAATATCCTTTCACCATTACTAATGAAGGTGTAAATATCTTTCCTTTGGGAGCTATGCGCTTGACTCAAAGGTCTTCTAATATTCGCGTTTCTTCTGGGGTGACAACTTTAGATCAAATGTGTGGTGGCGGTTTCTTCAAAGATTCAATTATTCTCGCCACAGGTGCAACAGGTACAGGTAAAACCCTGTTAGTAAGTAAATTCTTACAAAATGGCTGCGTCAGTAATGAGCGAGCCATCTTATTTGCTTATGAAGAGTCACGCGCTCAACTATCTCGCAATGCTTACTCTTGGGGTATTGATTTTGAGGAATTAGAAAGCCAAGGTTTACTTAAAATTATTTGTACCTATCCTGAATCAACTGGTTTAGAAGACCACCTACAAATTATTAAATCAGAAATTGCTCATTTTAAACCCTCGCGTATTGCCATTGATTCTCTGTCAGCATTAGCTAGGGGTGTAAGTAATAATGCCTTTCGTCAGTTTGTAATTGGCGTTACAGGTTATGCCAAACAGGAAGAAATAACTGGTTTCTTTACCAATACTACAGACCAATTTATGGGATCGCATTCAATTACCGATTCCCATATCTCTACAATCACCGACACAATCTTAATGTTACAGTACGTAGAAATTCGCGGAGAAATGTCAAGAGCAATTAACGTATTTAAGATGAGAGGTTCCTGGCACGATAAAGGAATTAGAGAATATAATATTACGGCAGATGGGCCAGAAATCAAAGACTCTTTCCGTAACTACGAAAGAATTGTCAGTGGCGCTCCTACCCGCGTTAGTTTTGACGAAAAGGCGGAACTATCTCGCATCGTCAGACGTTTTGAAGACAAACAGGGTTCCGATTCCTAA
- the kaiB gene encoding circadian clock protein KaiB, with amino-acid sequence MNKARKTYVLKLYVAGNTPNSVRALKTLKNILEQEFKGIYALKVIDVLKNPQLAEEDKILATPTLSKILPPPVRKIIGDLSDRERVLIGLDLLYEELTEEDWEAQSNL; translated from the coding sequence ATGAATAAAGCCAGAAAGACATACGTCCTCAAGCTTTACGTCGCAGGCAACACCCCCAATTCTGTCCGAGCCTTGAAGACGCTCAAAAACATTTTAGAACAGGAATTTAAAGGTATTTATGCTTTAAAAGTTATTGATGTCCTGAAAAACCCCCAGTTAGCAGAAGAAGATAAAATATTAGCCACACCGACATTATCTAAAATTTTGCCGCCGCCAGTCCGCAAAATTATCGGTGATCTTTCCGACCGGGAAAGAGTGCTAATTGGTTTAGATTTATTGTATGAAGAACTAACAGAAGAAGATTGGGAAGCCCAAAGTAATCTTTAA
- a CDS encoding circadian clock protein KaiA: protein MTQEVDRRVLLEQIRSDYRQILLSYFTTDKALQEKIDKFVNGVFCANIPVPEIIEIHMELIDEFSHQLRLEGRGDETLIDYRLTLIDILAHLCETYRGAVFK from the coding sequence ATGACTCAAGAGGTTGATCGGCGAGTATTATTAGAGCAAATCAGATCAGATTATCGCCAGATACTTTTAAGTTACTTTACTACAGACAAAGCACTACAAGAAAAAATTGATAAATTTGTCAATGGAGTATTTTGTGCTAATATTCCTGTGCCAGAAATTATAGAAATTCATATGGAACTGATTGATGAATTTTCCCATCAGCTACGTTTGGAGGGTAGAGGTGATGAAACTTTGATAGATTATCGTTTAACTCTTATAGACATCCTAGCTCATCTTTGTGAAACCTACAGAGGTGCAGTTTTTAAATAG
- a CDS encoding ATP-binding protein: MSMLQCPLDEFLANVNSCSEISTLAMVLEIFEQKQCDRLVIVNEQQRPIGLLHSGQLAQKFLAATGNRLFLNLQQPLSTFSQALIEPIQILPASYSVEQLTLFWRYHQAQNAEYALVDDDGKLLGVLNSVRLLALLAQEQTTNSLNSPKSYIDTNDIDSGLKRSPTMGGTSLPRNNQLQPLVQLLESLPWPLMLQTATGEVLTQNLAWWQQLGVLKDPEGIRQQVEGILATTRIKQPEYAGQKTVAAANYSKGYDSVAEDLAQIPTTGLLPLSPYEPSVSTKTESNRCFLDHQLNTCTCVVEVQNGQERVWQFVKIPLENTELKLPNSDDLWLVLATDVTEQQQLCKELAAKNADLIQLNRLKDEFLACISHELKTPLTAVLGLSRLLVDQQLGELNERQARYAGLIHQSGRHLMSVVNDILDLTRMETGQMELTLVPVNIRAVCDRALLEAKAIHNQTSKTATAVNSSTPEFTLSMETDLEQIVADELRLRQMLVHLLSNAFKFTEISGEIGLRVSRWEGWIAFTVWDTGIGIPEHQQHLIFQKFQQLENPLTRQFEGTGLGLVLTRALARLHGGDVSFLSREGKGSQFTLLLPPSPPSSSFTDSEVGRENVSNPSSKTRNRATPTGQNQPVSCQRLVLVVEAVARYIEDLTDQLKALGYRVVIARSGTEAVEKARRLQPTAIFLNPLLPLLSGWDVLTLLKSDGATHHIPVIVTATGAEKELAFANRADGFLSLPVEQPSLTPLLDKLCGKPMVQSQGLDSSETTASKKTLRILRLVDAELESINPHPSLQEHRVIEVDDLDQAELLARVWQFDVILLDVETVVAQTYIQQLTHHPRLAALPLVTCDVETTLAASQIPGLSVFPCLTPIGKDYKDGLKQGKDPLLSVLQIASGVCYPPSIFVVDLVMLEDLPQTRRKSAKSDGTEKNTAFAQEVAQRGTEWFQALIQYLHTAGLKATMARHWAEVLQQIRHHSIDLLLICLGESTIHPEVVKALQALPDLPFDLPPILIIDQRLNSSRVTSASKLSHSKKQESPITSAIKAIATQIVPRSISMEDLLTQIHQNLRLNEK, from the coding sequence ATGTCAATGCTACAGTGTCCGCTTGATGAATTTCTAGCAAACGTAAACAGTTGCTCAGAAATAAGTACTCTGGCAATGGTGCTAGAGATTTTTGAGCAAAAGCAATGCGATCGCTTGGTAATAGTAAATGAACAGCAACGCCCCATTGGGTTGCTGCACTCTGGGCAGCTAGCACAAAAGTTTTTAGCAGCCACAGGTAATAGATTATTTTTAAACTTACAACAGCCACTGTCAACCTTTAGTCAAGCCCTAATTGAACCAATACAAATATTACCAGCCAGCTATAGTGTAGAGCAATTAACCCTATTTTGGCGTTATCACCAAGCCCAGAATGCGGAGTATGCGCTAGTAGATGACGATGGTAAGCTTTTAGGAGTGCTAAATAGCGTGCGTCTATTGGCATTATTAGCTCAGGAACAAACAACCAATAGTCTCAATTCCCCTAAATCATATATAGATACTAATGATATCGACTCTGGGTTGAAGCGTTCGCCAACGATGGGTGGAACGTCCCTGCCAAGAAATAACCAACTCCAACCACTAGTTCAGTTATTAGAAAGTCTACCTTGGCCTTTGATGCTACAAACGGCTACGGGTGAAGTATTAACGCAAAATTTGGCTTGGTGGCAACAATTAGGGGTATTGAAAGACCCAGAAGGAATACGCCAACAAGTCGAAGGGATATTAGCAACCACTAGAATTAAGCAACCAGAATATGCAGGGCAAAAAACTGTAGCGGCCGCAAATTATAGTAAAGGTTACGACTCAGTAGCAGAAGATTTAGCCCAAATCCCAACTACAGGGTTGCTACCCCTATCACCCTATGAACCAAGCGTAAGTACAAAAACTGAGTCCAATCGCTGCTTTTTAGATCACCAACTCAATACTTGTACCTGCGTTGTGGAAGTGCAGAACGGACAGGAGCGAGTATGGCAGTTTGTCAAAATTCCCCTAGAGAATACTGAACTAAAATTGCCTAATAGCGATGATTTATGGCTGGTGTTGGCAACTGATGTCACAGAACAGCAGCAACTTTGTAAAGAACTAGCTGCCAAAAATGCCGACCTCATCCAATTGAATCGTTTAAAGGATGAATTTTTAGCTTGTATCAGTCACGAACTCAAGACCCCGTTAACAGCAGTTTTGGGTTTATCTAGATTGTTGGTAGACCAGCAGTTGGGAGAACTCAACGAACGCCAAGCCCGTTATGCAGGACTGATTCATCAAAGCGGTCGCCATCTGATGAGCGTGGTGAATGACATTTTGGATTTAACCAGGATGGAAACAGGGCAGATGGAACTAACCCTCGTCCCTGTGAATATTCGCGCTGTGTGCGATCGCGCTCTTTTGGAAGCCAAAGCGATCCATAATCAAACTAGTAAAACCGCCACGGCTGTTAACTCATCCACTCCAGAATTTACCCTATCAATGGAGACGGATTTAGAACAGATAGTCGCAGATGAATTACGCTTGCGACAAATGCTGGTTCATCTATTATCTAACGCCTTCAAATTCACAGAAATATCTGGTGAAATTGGTTTGCGGGTGAGTCGTTGGGAAGGGTGGATTGCCTTTACAGTGTGGGATACAGGTATTGGTATTCCCGAACATCAGCAACACCTCATCTTCCAGAAGTTCCAGCAACTAGAAAATCCCCTCACCCGTCAGTTTGAAGGTACTGGTTTAGGACTAGTCTTAACTAGGGCTTTAGCCCGTCTCCACGGTGGCGATGTCAGCTTTTTGTCGCGGGAAGGTAAAGGTAGTCAATTTACCTTGCTATTACCACCAAGCCCACCTAGTTCTAGTTTTACTGATTCAGAAGTAGGTAGAGAAAATGTTTCTAACCCTAGCAGCAAAACTCGTAATCGAGCAACACCTACTGGACAAAATCAACCTGTCTCTTGCCAAAGGTTAGTGCTAGTAGTTGAAGCAGTAGCCAGATACATAGAAGATTTAACAGACCAACTCAAAGCTTTAGGTTATCGGGTAGTAATTGCCCGTTCTGGAACAGAAGCTGTAGAAAAAGCGCGGCGTTTACAACCGACAGCCATCTTTTTGAACCCCCTATTACCCTTGTTGTCTGGTTGGGATGTGTTGACCTTGCTCAAATCTGATGGTGCAACTCATCATATTCCTGTAATTGTGACAGCTACAGGCGCAGAAAAAGAACTAGCTTTTGCTAACCGCGCAGATGGTTTCTTAAGTTTACCAGTGGAACAACCATCGCTCACACCATTGTTAGATAAATTATGTGGTAAACCAATGGTGCAGTCGCAAGGTTTAGACTCTAGTGAAACGACTGCATCCAAAAAAACCCTGCGGATTCTTAGATTAGTTGATGCCGAATTGGAATCTATTAATCCCCATCCCTCACTGCAAGAACATCGCGTGATTGAAGTAGACGATTTAGACCAAGCAGAACTTTTAGCTAGAGTTTGGCAGTTTGATGTCATTTTATTGGATGTAGAAACTGTTGTAGCCCAAACTTACATACAACAGTTAACTCACCATCCCCGACTAGCAGCTTTACCATTAGTAACTTGTGATGTTGAGACAACCCTGGCTGCTTCCCAAATTCCTGGACTTTCGGTTTTTCCTTGTTTAACCCCAATAGGTAAAGATTATAAGGATGGGTTAAAACAGGGTAAAGACCCACTATTATCAGTGCTACAAATTGCTTCTGGCGTTTGCTATCCCCCAAGCATCTTTGTAGTAGATTTAGTCATGTTGGAAGACTTACCACAAACCAGACGTAAATCCGCTAAAAGTGACGGCACAGAGAAAAACACAGCATTTGCTCAGGAAGTGGCACAACGGGGAACCGAATGGTTCCAAGCTTTGATTCAGTATTTACACACGGCTGGCTTAAAGGCAACAATGGCACGCCATTGGGCAGAAGTATTACAACAAATTCGCCACCACAGCATAGATTTGCTACTCATTTGTTTAGGTGAGTCAACTATCCATCCAGAAGTGGTGAAAGCATTACAAGCACTACCGGATTTACCATTCGATTTGCCGCCCATTTTAATTATTGACCAACGATTAAATAGCAGTAGAGTTACTTCTGCTAGTAAGCTTAGTCATAGCAAAAAGCAAGAATCACCTATTACGAGTGCTATAAAAGCGATCGCTACTCAAATTGTTCCTCGTTCTATCTCAATGGAAGACTTGCTTACTCAGATTCATCAAAATCTGAGATTGAATGAAAAATAA
- a CDS encoding glycosyltransferase family 2 protein, translated as MVNLITESLLGSSLLKQESPLLNYSISIVIPCLNEEGNLERLFLNIEETFEDMGFSLPVLVVDDGSTDNSYQILKQISETRDYLTIVRHPQRLGVARVWKTALDYVQTDWIFWGQADLESDPRTDIPLLLKACVPGVDAVAGWRQKRGDGKVFASKIANTTCRLLFDLKIHDMNWIKLVRRDLLVNLPIETITHRYLLAVLAAQGYNVTEVATPWHPRYSGTSKFGKKRLLTSTIDFVKLWWWFQTEGRLINRQQQKSTDSVINYAGVVQQEIV; from the coding sequence ATGGTTAATTTAATTACTGAAAGCTTATTGGGAAGTTCACTTTTAAAGCAAGAATCACCGTTGCTTAATTATTCAATTAGCATAGTTATTCCCTGCCTGAACGAAGAAGGTAATTTGGAACGTCTCTTCCTCAATATAGAAGAAACTTTTGAGGATATGGGCTTTAGCTTACCAGTTCTAGTAGTTGATGATGGCAGCACAGATAATAGCTATCAAATTCTCAAACAAATAAGTGAAACACGCGACTATTTGACTATTGTTCGTCATCCCCAAAGGCTTGGTGTAGCTAGAGTATGGAAAACAGCATTAGATTACGTCCAAACTGATTGGATATTTTGGGGACAAGCAGACTTAGAGTCAGATCCCAGAACTGACATCCCATTGCTGTTAAAAGCTTGTGTACCAGGGGTAGATGCAGTTGCTGGTTGGCGGCAGAAACGGGGTGATGGTAAGGTTTTCGCTTCTAAAATTGCCAATACCACTTGTCGCTTACTCTTTGATTTAAAGATCCACGACATGAACTGGATCAAACTGGTTCGTCGTGATTTACTAGTAAATCTGCCAATAGAAACAATTACCCATCGCTACTTATTGGCAGTATTAGCAGCACAAGGATATAACGTTACAGAAGTTGCTACACCTTGGCATCCTCGATACTCTGGAACCAGCAAGTTTGGCAAAAAGCGTCTTTTGACTTCAACTATTGATTTTGTCAAATTATGGTGGTGGTTTCAAACTGAAGGTCGTCTAATTAATCGACAGCAACAGAAAAGCACTGATTCAGTCATAAACTATGCTGGTGTTGTTCAACAGGAAATAGTCTAG
- a CDS encoding glycosyltransferase family 4 protein: protein MSIEGKHILVVTSVYPITTDGNHGAFVREAILRLQETGAKFTVFAPAYEGSTSHVLDGVKVYRFRYCPKRFENLARDGAPTKLQRQPLYLLAAVLYILLGTLQLLWLCCKEKPNLLQIHWPFPHGLMALPASILFGIPMVFSFHGAELMLANKFGFVTHILRWLLPIAKGVTANSSFTNGLIRKIYDGPVTVIPYGMTIKPKPPKKRSPEEVPKLLFVGRLDERKGLRYLLASLPLVLAKYPVRLRIVGKGILEDEIKLQCQALNLNGIVDFLGFVTKEELADEYAGCDMFVLPAIVDSKGDTEGLGIVMIEALAHQKPVIASAVGGIVDVIHSGTTGLLVPEKDPKALAQAILSLLSNPIKAQKMGQEGLADIQVRFNWFRITPMWQKVFANALANGVMEKDAQTITS from the coding sequence ATGAGTATTGAAGGTAAACACATTCTTGTTGTTACTTCCGTATATCCCATAACTACTGATGGTAATCATGGTGCTTTTGTACGAGAAGCAATTTTACGCTTGCAAGAAACAGGAGCTAAATTTACAGTATTCGCTCCTGCTTATGAAGGTTCTACAAGCCATGTATTAGACGGGGTAAAAGTATATCGCTTTCGCTACTGCCCAAAACGTTTTGAGAATTTGGCAAGAGATGGCGCTCCTACCAAGTTGCAGAGACAGCCACTCTATTTGTTAGCTGCTGTTTTATATATCTTGTTAGGTACGTTGCAATTACTTTGGCTATGCTGCAAGGAAAAGCCAAATTTACTCCAGATCCATTGGCCTTTTCCGCACGGTTTAATGGCTTTACCTGCCAGCATCTTATTCGGTATTCCGATGGTGTTTAGTTTCCACGGAGCCGAACTTATGTTAGCAAATAAGTTTGGTTTTGTAACACATATTCTCCGTTGGTTACTACCTATCGCTAAAGGTGTGACAGCTAATTCTTCTTTTACCAACGGATTGATTCGTAAAATTTATGATGGGCCTGTTACCGTTATCCCTTACGGTATGACTATCAAGCCGAAGCCACCTAAAAAACGTTCACCAGAGGAAGTGCCTAAGCTTTTGTTTGTCGGAAGGTTAGATGAACGTAAGGGTTTGCGATATTTATTGGCATCTCTACCTTTAGTCTTAGCTAAATATCCTGTGCGTTTACGCATTGTGGGCAAAGGTATTCTCGAAGATGAAATTAAATTACAGTGCCAAGCACTGAATCTAAATGGCATAGTTGATTTCCTTGGCTTTGTCACCAAAGAAGAATTAGCTGATGAGTATGCTGGATGTGACATGTTTGTATTACCCGCAATTGTAGATAGCAAGGGCGATACTGAAGGCTTAGGAATTGTGATGATAGAAGCTTTAGCTCACCAAAAGCCTGTAATTGCCAGTGCTGTAGGGGGAATTGTCGATGTCATCCATTCTGGAACTACTGGATTACTAGTACCAGAGAAAGATCCAAAAGCTTTAGCTCAAGCGATATTGAGTTTATTATCGAATCCCATCAAAGCTCAAAAAATGGGTCAAGAAGGTTTAGCAGATATACAAGTTCGGTTTAATTGGTTTCGTATTACTCCTATGTGGCAGAAAGTATTTGCTAACGCATTGGCTAACGGTGTGATGGAAAAAGATGCTCAAACTATTACCTCTTAA